The DNA sequence TGGAGTGTTGCTTATTCAAGATTTAGCAGTTGTTCCAATGTTGATAATATTGAGAACAATTGGTGGGGAAGAACCGTCTATCAGTCAGATATTAATACAAATTTTAGGTGGTGTATTTGTTATATCAATAGCCACCTTTATGGCGATTAAAAAGAATCTAAAAATACCATTTATTAGTGTTCTGGGTAAAGATGAAGAAATGCGAGTTTTTGCCGCTTTAGTTATTTGCTTTGGGATGGCTGCATTTACCGAATCTTTAGCATTATCTTCCGCTTTAGGAGCATTTATTGGTGGGATGATTGTGTCAACTGTTGAAGAAACAGAATGGGTAGGCCACAGTTTATCAACAGTTAAAACAATTTTTATGGCATTGTTTTTTATATCTATTGGTATGCTTATTGATTTGAATTTATTTTGGAATCATATTGAACTTTTTATTTCTCTTCTTTTGATAACATATATGCTCAATACTACAATAAATGCCCTGATTTTTAAGGCCCTTAGACAAAGGCTTGATGAGGCTTTAATTGGTGGTGCAATGTTATCACAGATTGGAGAGTTTAGTTTTGTACTTATTTCTATGGGTTATGTTTCTGGAATTCTGACAAATTCGCTTTATCAGTATTGTATTACTCTTATATCTTTATCGCTACTATTTAGTCCATTATGGATTAGTGGAGTTAATTTGTTTATTAATAAGACTATTAAAAAGAAGTGTTAAGTTTGATTATTTTTACTAATTCGTTTAGATATAGTTGTTCTATTTCTTTTTTATCGTCCGAGAAACAGTAGAAATAAGCTTGTATATTTAGGGTATCTGTTTTGTCTGATAGAGTTTTAATCTCAATATATGGTGCGAAATCATTAATGCCATATTGCCTAAGTTTATGCTTAGTGACTAAATTACTTTGAGTAAAAGTTTCGTTAAACAAATACTTCTCAGAAATTATTGCTCGGATAGTTAAGTCTAGAGAATCTCTAATTTTTAAAATATCACTATCAGTACTTATCAAAAAAGGAATTTTATTTAAGGAAATATTCTCTTCACTGGTAAAAGTAGATATAACATTTGTTATAATTATTGAATTAGGGAATTTTAATAGTTTTCCGGTAGTTTTTTTATCTCCATGTTCGACTGTCTCATACATTCTGAAATAAAATAGTTTTATTTCA is a window from the Francisella salimarina genome containing:
- a CDS encoding cation:proton antiporter gives rise to the protein MHNHPSILVFVLVMLGILIVTITLKKLKQPYVVAYLLTGILLGPYGLELIQDQENLAQLGEIGVILLLFFAGMEVSPRKFAENWKVPTIGTILQIVITSFIVSIVGMVLEWSLAKILLFGAVISLSSTAVVLKLLNDSGSMKTRLGQNVLGVLLIQDLAVVPMLIILRTIGGEEPSISQILIQILGGVFVISIATFMAIKKNLKIPFISVLGKDEEMRVFAALVICFGMAAFTESLALSSALGAFIGGMIVSTVEETEWVGHSLSTVKTIFMALFFISIGMLIDLNLFWNHIELFISLLLITYMLNTTINALIFKALRQRLDEALIGGAMLSQIGEFSFVLISMGYVSGILTNSLYQYCITLISLSLLFSPLWISGVNLFINKTIKKKC
- a CDS encoding mechanosensitive ion channel domain-containing protein, with the translated sequence MTLNNELFLNTIDTAIMAIFITIIATVVFHILKKRKTSEKQISKLKSRTIYISIIIFSLIIIKIWLGGITNLLTMLSLVAAGLIIVNKETVMNLVGWIIINWRSLFSEGDYIQIMGYHGCVTEIKLFYFRMYETVEHGDKKTTGKLLKFPNSIIITNVISTFTSEENISLNKIPFLISTDSDILKIRDSLDLTIRAIISEKYLFNETFTQSNLVTKHKLRQYGINDFAPYIEIKTLSDKTDTLNIQAYFYCFSDDKKEIEQLYLNELVKIIKLNTSF